The Sphaerospermopsis torques-reginae ITEP-024 genome has a window encoding:
- a CDS encoding DUF3386 domain-containing protein encodes MTVTQISAQELFRAAYENRYTWDQNFPGYTADITYKYDGQEYTGKIRIDGNLKWEVTEVENEAAKKAIDSQTWEIAVHRVRRTFEQTHGENTFSYGETDETGAVEIFVGGKSAGDKYKVRNDVVTLVHRHIHGVVVTINTFSVHETGAGYLSHTYDSVYHDPKTGVQKGGRSEFTDEYEKVGNYYILNRREIRTETEGNISIQEFIFGNLELLG; translated from the coding sequence ATGACAGTTACTCAAATCTCTGCCCAAGAACTTTTCCGGGCTGCTTATGAAAACCGTTATACTTGGGATCAAAACTTCCCCGGTTACACCGCAGATATCACTTATAAATATGATGGCCAGGAGTACACTGGCAAAATTCGTATTGACGGAAATCTCAAATGGGAAGTTACAGAAGTAGAAAACGAAGCAGCAAAAAAAGCAATTGATAGCCAAACTTGGGAAATTGCTGTTCACCGTGTACGTCGAACTTTTGAACAAACTCACGGCGAAAATACTTTTAGTTATGGCGAAACAGATGAAACCGGCGCTGTAGAAATTTTTGTAGGCGGAAAATCAGCCGGTGATAAATATAAAGTTCGCAATGATGTAGTTACCCTTGTTCATCGTCATATTCATGGAGTTGTTGTGACTATTAACACTTTCAGCGTTCACGAAACCGGGGCAGGATATCTATCTCACACCTATGATTCTGTATATCATGACCCCAAAACTGGAGTTCAAAAAGGCGGTCGGAGCGAGTTCACAGACGAATATGAAAAAGTAGGAAATTACTACATTCTCAACCGTCGAGAAATTCGCACTGAAACAGAAGGAAATATCTCAATTCAAGAGTTTATTTTCGGTAATCTTGAATTGTTAGGTTAG
- a CDS encoding Na+/H+ antiporter subunit E: MIGHLILRLTIWFLLTADFSTTNIIIGVIIALILPRGYTSRAKLTEWVKVLGEVVVAVLVAFKEAFEIIINPHHHEEIIREKVKHKHSSLLVFMDIFLITFTPKTIVLNHDEEGFYEVHHIKPGRK, from the coding sequence ATGATTGGACATTTGATATTAAGATTAACCATTTGGTTTTTATTAACGGCTGATTTTAGTACAACTAATATTATTATTGGGGTAATCATTGCCCTAATTTTACCCAGAGGTTACACATCACGGGCAAAATTAACTGAATGGGTAAAGGTTTTAGGGGAAGTAGTGGTAGCGGTTCTTGTGGCTTTTAAAGAAGCGTTTGAAATTATCATTAATCCCCATCATCATGAGGAAATTATCAGGGAAAAGGTGAAACATAAACATTCTTCCTTGTTGGTGTTTATGGACATATTTTTGATTACATTTACACCTAAAACTATTGTTTTAAACCATGATGAAGAGGGATTTTACGAAGTTCATCATATTAAACCAGGAAGGAAATAA
- a CDS encoding GFA family protein has product MRTNINKTVTYEGGCHCGAVRFQVIVDKHKVDDCNCSVCRKKGFLHLIVTKDKFTLLQGEDVLTTYQFNTGVAKHKFCKVCGIHSFYIPRSHPDCIDVNVRCLDGDVMGNFEVVPFDGANWEDNIHKLIN; this is encoded by the coding sequence ATGAGGACAAATATTAATAAAACTGTCACTTATGAAGGTGGTTGTCACTGTGGGGCGGTGCGTTTTCAGGTAATAGTTGATAAACATAAAGTTGATGATTGTAATTGTTCAGTTTGTCGGAAAAAGGGTTTTTTACATTTAATTGTCACTAAAGATAAGTTTACTTTGTTGCAAGGTGAGGATGTTTTAACAACTTATCAATTTAATACGGGTGTTGCTAAACATAAATTTTGTAAAGTTTGTGGTATTCATTCTTTTTATATTCCCCGTAGTCATCCCGACTGTATTGATGTAAATGTGCGATGTTTAGATGGGGATGTTATGGGTAATTTTGAAGTTGTTCCTTTTGATGGTGCAAATTGGGAGGATAATATTCATAAGTTGATTAATTGA
- a CDS encoding Na(+)/H(+) antiporter subunit B, with the protein MKWVYILAGIALLVKMLFMSDAVSNLPEVLNGENDLSGIILLDKSITEKVVAESGVVNAVSGIIFRNRLYDTIFEVIVFTIAILGCNFLLANENPSCTIYQFKDRSSVILARLGATIAALVGIELAIRGHLSPGGGFAAGVAGGTAIGLIAITSSYQWMQEIYQRYHAAIWEKISVLVFIVLSVITLSGLELPHGELGTLFSGGILPILNIIVAVKVALGSWAVVLIFIRYRGLL; encoded by the coding sequence ATGAAATGGGTTTATATTTTAGCCGGAATAGCATTATTAGTAAAAATGTTATTCATGTCTGATGCAGTATCTAATTTACCAGAAGTTCTCAATGGAGAAAATGATTTATCAGGTATTATTTTGTTAGATAAGTCCATCACAGAAAAAGTAGTTGCTGAAAGTGGTGTTGTTAATGCAGTATCAGGAATTATTTTCAGAAATCGGCTTTATGATACAATCTTTGAAGTAATTGTATTTACAATTGCCATTTTAGGATGTAACTTTTTATTAGCAAATGAAAATCCATCCTGTACAATTTACCAATTTAAAGATCGCTCATCAGTTATTTTAGCTCGTTTGGGGGCGACAATTGCAGCGTTAGTAGGTATAGAATTAGCAATTAGAGGACATTTAAGCCCTGGTGGTGGTTTTGCTGCGGGTGTAGCGGGTGGAACAGCAATAGGTTTAATTGCAATTACTTCATCCTATCAATGGATGCAGGAAATTTATCAGCGTTATCATGCAGCTATTTGGGAAAAAATTTCCGTTTTAGTTTTTATTGTTTTATCTGTGATTACTTTATCAGGATTAGAGTTACCTCATGGGGAGTTAGGAACACTTTTTAGTGGGGGAATTTTGCCGATTTTAAATATTATCGTGGCTGTGAAAGTGGCCTTAGGTTCTTGGGCGGTGGTTTTGATTTTTATTCGTTATCGGGGTTTGTTGTAA
- a CDS encoding DUF4040 domain-containing protein, translated as MNDSYLYIIIALLPLTAGLLITQVNPYHALILRGVLGAIAALVDAVLGAADVALTEALMGTMLSVALYAIAVRSSLVLRLGVIENQSISENLISDFRSIFSKHYMRLELVPYNSHQCLQTALQEKEVHVTCAPILVSDESEQNYQTEIRVKRIYQIVESELSAPNTVINYVDVEASEEKH; from the coding sequence ATGAATGATTCTTATTTATATATAATTATTGCTTTGTTACCTTTAACTGCGGGTTTATTGATAACTCAAGTTAACCCTTATCATGCGTTAATTTTGCGTGGGGTTTTGGGGGCGATCGCTGCGTTAGTAGATGCGGTTTTAGGTGCAGCAGATGTAGCTTTAACAGAAGCATTAATGGGAACAATGTTATCTGTTGCTTTATATGCGATCGCAGTTCGTTCTTCTTTAGTTTTACGTTTGGGTGTCATTGAAAATCAATCAATCTCAGAAAATCTGATCAGTGATTTTCGTAGCATTTTCAGTAAACATTATATGCGGTTAGAACTTGTACCTTACAACAGTCACCAATGTTTACAAACAGCATTACAGGAAAAAGAAGTTCATGTTACTTGTGCGCCAATATTAGTTAGTGATGAATCTGAGCAAAATTATCAAACAGAAATCAGAGTAAAACGTATTTATCAAATTGTTGAAAGTGAACTTTCAGCACCTAACACAGTTATCAATTATGTTGATGTTGAAGCATCTGAGGAGAAACATTAA
- a CDS encoding DNA-methyltransferase yields the protein MTSILLTKPLYTTDYGSAYVGDALELLDQLESNSIDLVMTSPPFALQREKSYGNVEQEEYVNWLFAFCEKVYRVLKPEGSFVIDLGGAYQSKRPVRSLYNYRILIKLCDELDFRLAEEFFWYNPAKLPSPIEWVNKRKIRAKDAVNTIWWLSKTDFPKANVSKVLVPYSERMKKLQANPEKYYKPKERPSGHDIGSAFANDNGGAIPPNLLQIPNTESNSRYMKLCKNVGIKPHPARFPQKLPAFFIDFLTEPGDIVLDIFAGSNTTGAAAEAVQRNWLAFEQNSSYLAASAFRFMDVNQSMDDSEKLFTQLLEIKETMKITHSRQLNLGI from the coding sequence ATGACATCTATTTTGTTGACAAAACCTTTATACACTACAGATTATGGTTCTGCTTATGTGGGAGATGCTTTAGAATTATTAGATCAGTTGGAATCAAACTCTATTGATTTAGTTATGACTTCTCCTCCTTTTGCATTACAACGAGAAAAAAGTTATGGAAATGTTGAACAGGAAGAATATGTAAATTGGTTGTTTGCTTTCTGTGAAAAAGTCTATCGAGTGCTGAAACCTGAAGGAAGTTTTGTGATAGATTTAGGGGGAGCATATCAAAGCAAACGTCCTGTACGTTCACTTTACAATTATCGCATTTTAATTAAATTATGTGATGAGTTAGATTTTAGGTTAGCTGAGGAGTTTTTTTGGTATAATCCTGCAAAATTACCTTCACCTATTGAATGGGTAAATAAACGCAAAATTCGCGCTAAAGATGCAGTTAATACTATTTGGTGGTTGTCAAAAACTGATTTTCCGAAAGCGAATGTGAGTAAGGTACTTGTTCCTTATTCTGAGAGGATGAAAAAGCTACAAGCTAATCCTGAAAAATATTATAAACCTAAAGAACGTCCTTCAGGACATGATATAGGTTCAGCTTTTGCTAATGATAATGGGGGTGCTATTCCTCCTAATTTATTACAAATTCCCAATACAGAAAGCAATTCTCGTTATATGAAATTGTGTAAAAATGTAGGAATAAAACCTCATCCTGCGAGGTTTCCGCAAAAATTACCGGCATTTTTTATTGATTTTCTCACCGAACCAGGAGATATAGTTTTAGATATATTTGCAGGTTCTAATACTACTGGTGCTGCTGCGGAAGCTGTACAGAGAAATTGGCTTGCTTTTGAGCAAAATTCCTCTTATTTAGCTGCTTCTGCGTTTAGATTTATGGATGTTAATCAAAGTATGGATGATTCAGAAAAATTATTTACACAACTTCTAGAAATTAAGGAAACAATGAAAATTACACATTCTAGACAGCTTAATCTGGGTATATAA
- a CDS encoding helix-turn-helix transcriptional regulator: MTKTLHAIFEAIAHVENEQELQQAMMDTIGVHFGVQHWGISFLDNELLTGIEIPEIPAVCLEANPVGSYVLERHAPTHEQLILSPEDWKNFCTRHEHVMTGPIVCDGRLVGTLNFARDPGSLPFNNNDLADLSALCIHLSAKIATLRAKLKTAKPAVECPLTARELEIATLVAQGLTNGEIAAKLWITQNTVKQALKRMFKKLGVSARAEMVAKLQEYFVIRNS; this comes from the coding sequence ATGACTAAAACACTCCACGCCATTTTTGAAGCGATCGCCCATGTTGAAAATGAGCAAGAATTACAACAAGCTATGATGGATACCATCGGCGTGCATTTTGGCGTGCAACATTGGGGTATTTCTTTTCTCGATAATGAGTTATTAACAGGAATAGAAATTCCCGAAATTCCTGCGGTTTGCTTGGAAGCTAACCCCGTGGGAAGCTATGTTTTAGAACGTCATGCACCCACCCATGAACAATTAATTTTATCCCCAGAAGATTGGAAAAATTTTTGCACTCGTCATGAACACGTGATGACTGGACCGATAGTTTGTGATGGTCGGTTAGTGGGTACTTTAAATTTTGCCCGTGATCCTGGTAGTCTTCCTTTTAATAATAATGATTTGGCTGATTTAAGTGCTTTATGTATTCATTTATCAGCCAAAATTGCCACTCTCCGCGCTAAGTTGAAAACCGCTAAACCTGCTGTTGAATGTCCCCTCACAGCTAGGGAATTAGAAATTGCCACTTTAGTTGCCCAAGGTTTAACAAATGGGGAAATTGCGGCTAAACTTTGGATTACTCAAAATACTGTGAAACAAGCTTTGAAAAGAATGTTTAAGAAATTGGGGGTTTCTGCGCGGGCAGAAATGGTGGCAAAATTGCAAGAGTATTTTGTAATTCGTAATTCGTAG
- a CDS encoding helix-turn-helix domain-containing protein, with protein MDYEVFQQRFGSRMRFLRREKGITQEQLAEFIGKTTEHISFLERGERSPSFEVILEIANALSVSVSYLMNIDQLDDNTEMLNTLIVAPVSPNLVEPVEEPITSKDERSSDIERLESAFQGIREMQKLADEYGINDILQDNGGKVLQVLILLGLRISPGREGNDAIDADGNEYELKTINRALNKNAGVTTHHHLNRDILHKYRSVKAWYIAIYEGIELIEIYKVVPSILEVKFKEWELKLDKQDSINNPKIPMKLVRQGELVYSKYTNTPQQTKLNL; from the coding sequence ATAGATTACGAAGTATTTCAGCAACGTTTCGGTAGTAGAATGCGTTTTCTTCGACGAGAAAAAGGCATTACACAAGAGCAATTAGCAGAATTTATAGGTAAGACAACTGAACACATCAGCTTTTTAGAGCGAGGTGAACGCTCTCCTTCATTTGAAGTAATTTTGGAGATAGCTAATGCTCTCAGTGTTTCAGTATCTTATTTAATGAATATTGATCAGCTAGATGATAATACTGAGATGCTGAATACGTTGATAGTTGCTCCTGTTTCTCCTAATCTGGTAGAACCAGTTGAAGAACCTATTACAAGCAAGGATGAGCGTAGTTCAGACATTGAGCGTTTAGAGTCTGCATTTCAAGGGATTCGAGAAATGCAAAAACTGGCAGATGAATATGGTATCAATGATATTTTGCAGGATAATGGTGGTAAAGTTCTACAGGTACTGATTCTTTTAGGCTTACGCATATCCCCCGGCAGAGAAGGAAATGATGCAATTGATGCTGATGGTAATGAATATGAATTAAAAACAATAAATCGCGCACTTAATAAAAATGCTGGTGTTACTACTCACCATCATCTTAATAGAGATATTCTCCATAAGTATCGCTCTGTGAAAGCATGGTATATAGCAATTTATGAAGGCATAGAATTAATTGAAATTTATAAAGTTGTACCATCTATACTTGAAGTGAAATTTAAGGAATGGGAGCTAAAGCTAGATAAGCAAGATTCAATTAATAATCCCAAGATACCAATGAAATTGGTTAGACAAGGTGAGCTTGTGTATTCTAAATACACAAACACACCACAGCAAACAAAATTGAATCTTTAA
- a CDS encoding monovalent cation/H(+) antiporter subunit G: protein MQNLVSIISYTCIGIGLFFWFWGTSHLVSNKSVLFKLHGLTVADTLGSMLMIVGILMKIPSKWPLLVLGIISLAIWNTMLGYVIAYCSTHDTTIEAENE from the coding sequence ATGCAAAATCTTGTGAGTATTATCAGTTATACCTGTATAGGTATAGGTTTATTTTTCTGGTTTTGGGGTACTTCTCATTTAGTTAGCAATAAATCAGTATTATTCAAATTACATGGACTTACTGTGGCTGATACTTTGGGTTCAATGCTGATGATTGTGGGAATTTTAATGAAAATACCTAGTAAATGGCCATTGTTAGTTTTAGGTATTATTTCCTTGGCGATTTGGAATACAATGTTGGGTTATGTAATCGCCTATTGTTCAACTCATGATACAACTATAGAGGCAGAAAATGAATGA